Within Synechococcus sp. NB0720_010, the genomic segment CGGCAAGGCGTTGGGAATTACCCGGCAGGGCACACCCGCCAGCAGCGCTGAGGCCGCCGCCTGCTGGGCCATCCAGTGGCTGGGGGCAATCAGCTGGAGCTGCGGCAGCAGGGAGCGCCAAGCTCGGCGTTTGCGCTGCCAGGTCCAGCGATCGAGATCCAGGCCGCGGTGATCCCTGGGCCTGGTCGCCGGCCCATATCCCTCGGCGAAACGCTGATCCCCGAGGCCATGGGGGTAGTGCTCCGCGCCGCAAAAGGGCCAGCAGTCATGGAGCGTCCAGAGCAGCGGTCCCCGCAGCCGGCCGATGGCCTCCACCGAGAGGAATTCATCCTGCAGCCAATGGAGATGCAGCAGCTCCTGGGGCCGGCGGTTGAGTTCCAGGTCCAACCGCGATGGCAAGGCTGCGACCGAGTGGGTGATCGGATTGGCGGAACGCTGGGGCTTGCTCAACCACCAGCTGGCCGTGCTGCGGAAAAGCGCCAGGGCCTGACGGGGCTTGGAGCGGGGCGCATCCACCCAGCTGTCGCCGCGGCTGGCGCGGGCCACGCGCATGCGGCTCTCGATGCCCGAGGCCCGCAGGGACTGGTGCAGGCGATGGGTGGCGCGGGCTGCCCCCTGGCCGCCGTCGTAAGTGGAGAGGTGCAGCACCCGCATCTCAGCGCACCCCGAGCAGACGCAGGGCTTTGCGTCCCTTGCGCAGCAGCTCGGCGCTGCGACTGCGCCGGTACAGGCGCGCAAAGGTGTCGGCGTCCCGCAGCCGGTCCGCCTGGATCACCGTTGGATGGCGCAGCGGAACAGACACCGTCCCCCGGGGCCCCAAGGGGGAGCGCTCATCGAGGGTGTGGGTGGCATCGGCGTCAAAGCCGATGTTCTCGGCCAGCTCGGCCGACGGGATCACCGTCAAAAACCCCTGCTGCCAGCAGCTGAGCTGCCAGATCATGTCCCAGGTGTCGATCTGACCTTGGGCGAGGGCTTCGAGCCAGCCGCCCCAGGTGCGGGCGAAGCCGCGCCCCCCCAACTGCTCGAGCCAGAGGCCCTCCCGAAACGCCGGCCAGCCCTTGAGATCGCGGTCGTAGCACTGCCAGGCCCGGCGCCAGCTGGCCCAGCCCCAGCAGTGGCTGTAGATCGAAAAGCGATAGCTGCTGCCATCGGCCGGGGGCCGGCGCTGATGGTTGTTAGCTGCGATGGCCCCGACGCGGCTGTCATCGCGGTAGCGCTCCAGAAGCTCCTGGCAGTAGAGGAAAAAACTGGGATCAACCAGGATGTCGTCCTCGAGAACAATCCCCTCGCTCTCGCACTCAAAAAACCAATCCAGCGCAGCGGTGACGCCGGCGCGGCAGCCCAGATTGCTCGGTTGAAACAGGCGCTCCAGCTGGCAGGGCCAATCGATCAACCCCTCAGGCGCCGGCGCTAACAAAGCGCGCACCGCAGCACAGCGCTTGTCTTCGCCGGCACGCGTCGCGCGGGGGCCATCACAGGCCACATAGAGCCTCTCGGGCTGGAGTTCTCGCAGCACCTCAAGCACCCGAGCCGTGGGCCCCGGGCGGTTGAAAGCGATCAGCAACACCGGAACCGCAAAGCTCATGGCGCCAGCAGCAGATAACCCATCCCGTACCCCGCCGACATCAAAGCGGAGAAGGCCAGCCAGGGCTTGAGCAGCCAACTGCGCGAGGCAAGCAAGGCCAGCAGCGCCAGGCTGGACAGATCAATCCAGACCCGGGTGTAATCGGGGAAGCGCGCCAGGATCTGGGTCGAGGTGCAGAGCGCCGGCAGCAAATAAAGGACCGAGGCCAGGCGCAACCAACGGCCGCCCCAGCCGCGCCAGGCCGCGAGTACCAGCACCCCAAGGGTGAGCAACCAAAGGCCAAAGCAACCGGCGTCAAACAGCCGCTCCAAACCGCTGGGTTGGAGATCGGCCAACTGCCTCAGTCCCAGGAGCTGCAGACCTTTCTGAAGGGCACCCCCTAACGGGAAGCCGAAATGAACGCGGGCCAGGGCCCCGTCGGGCACGGCAGCAAACCGTCTCGTCAAGGTGCCAGACCAGAGCAGCAGCGGGAGCGGCACCGCCGCCAGCGGCAATAGCCAACGCCAGCGCCGCTCCCGCAACGCGCTCAGACCACTCGCAGCCCAGGCGATCAGACCGGTCTCCCGGGTCAGGCTGGCAGCGA encodes:
- a CDS encoding glycosyltransferase → MRVLHLSTYDGGQGAARATHRLHQSLRASGIESRMRVARASRGDSWVDAPRSKPRQALALFRSTASWWLSKPQRSANPITHSVAALPSRLDLELNRRPQELLHLHWLQDEFLSVEAIGRLRGPLLWTLHDCWPFCGAEHYPHGLGDQRFAEGYGPATRPRDHRGLDLDRWTWQRKRRAWRSLLPQLQLIAPSHWMAQQAAASALLAGVPCRVIPNALPEVFRPYPRAQVRRWLGWPQHKRLVLFGAMDGVADPRKGFDLLVEALEQLKQLDPALSEDCHAVVLGQSTPAVPPSLPLPVHYAGRLDDDLSLALAYAAADAVVVPSRLDNLPQSASEPLACGTPVVAFRQGGLPDLVQHRRNGWLAAPEEARDLALGLQWALAQPEGSLPLEICQSWRPEAVARVHRDLYAEVLQR